Proteins found in one Paenibacillus borealis genomic segment:
- the fabG gene encoding 3-oxoacyl-[acyl-carrier-protein] reductase produces MFAALKGQTALVTGGSRGIGRAIALALAEQGVKVAVNYSGSLQAAEETVARIQELGSEGIALQGNVGNSEQAENLVKEVISTWGRIDILVNNAGITRDNLIMRMKEEEFDQVIETNLKGVFNCLKAATRPMMKQRYGRIINISSVVGVTGNPGQVNYTAAKAGVIGMTKSAARELASRGITVNCIAPGFIDTDMTRELSDEVRSELVKGIPLAKLGRAEDIANTAVFLASEGAAYMTGQTLHVDGGMYM; encoded by the coding sequence ATGTTTGCAGCACTTAAAGGTCAGACCGCCCTAGTTACCGGTGGTTCCCGGGGAATTGGCCGCGCTATTGCACTGGCACTGGCGGAGCAGGGCGTGAAGGTGGCCGTGAACTACTCCGGCAGCCTCCAGGCGGCCGAGGAAACCGTAGCCCGTATTCAGGAGCTGGGCTCGGAAGGGATTGCTCTCCAAGGGAATGTCGGCAACAGCGAGCAGGCGGAGAACCTTGTGAAAGAGGTTATCAGCACCTGGGGAAGAATAGATATTCTTGTGAATAATGCCGGCATTACCAGGGATAATCTGATTATGCGCATGAAAGAGGAAGAATTCGATCAGGTCATCGAAACCAATCTGAAGGGTGTGTTCAACTGCCTTAAGGCAGCAACACGTCCGATGATGAAGCAGCGTTATGGCCGGATCATCAATATTTCCTCTGTCGTGGGTGTGACGGGTAATCCTGGTCAGGTGAACTACACCGCTGCCAAAGCAGGGGTGATCGGAATGACGAAATCTGCGGCCCGCGAACTGGCCTCACGGGGAATCACCGTGAACTGCATCGCGCCCGGATTCATTGATACCGATATGACCCGTGAGCTGTCCGATGAAGTCCGCAGTGAGCTGGTTAAGGGGATTCCCCTTGCCAAGCTTGGGCGGGCGGAGGACATTGCTAATACGGCGGTATTCCTGGCCTCGGAAGGGGCAGCCTACATGACTGGCCAGACACTTCATGTGGATGGCGGAATGTATATGTAA
- a CDS encoding acyl carrier protein, with the protein MSDVLERVKRIVIDRLGADEAEVTLEASFKDDLGADSLDVVELVMELEDEFDMEISDEDAESITTVGEVVKYIQSHT; encoded by the coding sequence ATGTCCGATGTATTGGAGCGTGTAAAACGCATTGTCATCGACCGCTTAGGTGCCGATGAAGCTGAGGTAACATTAGAAGCGTCTTTCAAAGATGATTTAGGTGCTGATTCTCTTGATGTAGTAGAATTGGTTATGGAATTGGAAGATGAATTCGATATGGAAATCTCTGATGAAGATGCAGAGAGTATTACGACCGTGGGTGAAGTTGTGAAGTACATACAATCTCATACCTAG
- the fabF gene encoding beta-ketoacyl-ACP synthase II, whose product MSQRVVVTGMGVMTSLGKDLETFWDSLMSGKSGVSLVDTFDVSEYTTRIAASVKDFDAEERFGRKEARKMDRFVQFAVAAGEEALKDSGLKIGEDIDAERIGVSVGSGIGGLGTWEDNHNLLLEKGPKRVSPFFIPMMIANMGSGQLSINLGAKGPNTTTVTACATGSHSIGESFRLIQRGDADAMICGGAEATIRPTGMAGFCAMRAMSTRNDEPQKASRPFDVDRDGFVMGEGAGILILESLEHAEKRGAKIYAEVIGYGLSADAHHMTEPDPDGAARCMKMAIRDAGINPEDIDYINAHGTSTPVGDKSETAAVKKALGEHAYKVAISSTKSMTGHLLGAAGGVEAIICGLSLQNGMIAPTINLDNPDPECDLDYVPNVPRKADLNIAMSNSFGFGGHNATVILKKYNK is encoded by the coding sequence TTGAGTCAAAGAGTGGTTGTTACAGGTATGGGAGTGATGACATCGCTGGGCAAGGATCTGGAAACGTTCTGGGACAGCCTGATGAGCGGTAAATCCGGAGTTTCTCTTGTCGATACTTTTGATGTCAGTGAATATACTACACGAATCGCGGCTTCGGTCAAAGATTTCGATGCAGAGGAACGTTTCGGCCGTAAGGAAGCCCGCAAGATGGACCGTTTCGTGCAATTTGCGGTAGCTGCCGGCGAAGAAGCGCTGAAGGACAGCGGACTTAAGATTGGTGAAGATATCGATGCTGAGCGTATCGGTGTGTCTGTCGGCTCCGGTATCGGCGGTCTGGGTACTTGGGAAGACAATCACAATCTGCTGCTGGAAAAAGGTCCGAAACGGGTCAGCCCGTTCTTCATTCCAATGATGATTGCCAACATGGGCTCCGGCCAGCTGTCGATCAATCTCGGAGCCAAAGGGCCGAATACAACGACAGTAACCGCTTGTGCGACAGGCAGCCATTCCATTGGCGAATCCTTCCGCCTGATCCAGCGCGGTGATGCGGATGCGATGATCTGCGGCGGTGCAGAAGCGACAATCCGTCCTACAGGTATGGCAGGCTTCTGTGCGATGAGAGCCATGTCCACCCGCAATGATGAGCCGCAGAAGGCAAGCCGCCCGTTCGACGTTGACCGTGACGGTTTTGTTATGGGTGAAGGCGCAGGAATCCTGATTCTCGAATCTCTGGAACACGCAGAGAAACGCGGAGCTAAGATTTACGCTGAAGTTATTGGTTATGGCCTGAGTGCCGATGCCCATCATATGACGGAGCCTGATCCTGACGGTGCAGCACGCTGCATGAAGATGGCAATCCGCGATGCCGGAATTAATCCGGAGGATATCGACTACATCAATGCACATGGTACCTCTACACCGGTAGGCGACAAGTCGGAGACAGCCGCTGTTAAGAAAGCTCTGGGTGAGCATGCGTACAAGGTAGCAATCAGTTCCACCAAATCGATGACAGGCCACTTGCTTGGCGCTGCCGGCGGTGTGGAAGCGATTATCTGCGGACTTTCACTGCAGAATGGCATGATTGCTCCTACGATCAATCTGGACAACCCTGATCCGGAATGCGATCTGGATTATGTTCCGAATGTGCCCCGCAAGGCGGATCTTAATATCGCAATGTCGAATTCATTCGGGTTCGGAGGACATAACGCGACTGTTATTCTCAAAAAATATAATAAGTAG
- the rnc gene encoding ribonuclease III, with translation MKGDLKQLQSQLQIQFHDPVLLKQAFTHASYVNEHRFNQHQDNERLEFLGDAVLELTVSEYLYNLLPDRPEGELTKLRAAIVCEPSLVRFAETLGFGRFVLLGKGEELTGGRTRPALLADVFEAFVGALYLDQGLETARKFLDNHVFPLVETDGKLQMQMSDFKTELQELIQHHGMGTLEYRIIEERGPAHEREFVSEVFMASRSLGSGSGRSKKEAEQQAAAAALLRLKEDGA, from the coding sequence GTGAAAGGAGACCTGAAGCAGTTACAAAGCCAACTTCAAATCCAATTTCACGATCCTGTACTTCTGAAGCAGGCTTTTACCCATGCATCATACGTGAACGAACACCGTTTCAATCAGCATCAGGACAACGAGCGCCTGGAGTTTCTGGGCGACGCTGTGCTGGAGCTTACGGTGTCCGAATACTTGTACAATCTGCTCCCGGACAGGCCTGAAGGTGAACTGACCAAGCTGCGTGCCGCTATTGTATGTGAGCCGTCGCTGGTCCGTTTTGCCGAGACGCTCGGTTTCGGACGGTTTGTGCTGCTGGGTAAAGGGGAAGAACTTACGGGCGGGCGTACCCGCCCGGCTCTGCTGGCCGATGTGTTTGAAGCCTTCGTGGGAGCGCTTTATCTCGATCAAGGACTGGAAACGGCCCGGAAGTTCCTGGATAATCACGTGTTCCCGCTGGTCGAAACCGATGGTAAGCTGCAAATGCAGATGAGCGATTTCAAAACAGAGCTTCAGGAACTGATACAGCATCATGGCATGGGTACGCTGGAATATCGGATTATTGAAGAACGCGGACCGGCGCACGAGCGTGAATTCGTATCTGAAGTGTTCATGGCCAGCCGTTCGCTGGGCAGCGGCAGCGGCCGCTCCAAGAAGGAAGCGGAACAGCAGGCAGCCGCGGCGGCGCTATTGCGTCTGAAGGAAGACGGCGCCTGA
- the smc gene encoding chromosome segregation protein SMC gives MFLKRIELAGFKSFADKTEMEFVRGITAVVGPNGSGKSNISDGIRWVLGEQSAKSLRGGKMEDIIFAGSDARKAVNYGEVSLTLDNEDHVLPLDFSEVTVTRRVHRSGESEYLINKQACRLKDITELFMDTGIGREAYSIIGQGRIEEILSTRSEDRRGIFEEASGIVKYKSRKKDAGRKLDETEQNLLRIHDLISELEDQVGPLKDQSEKAIRYKELREQLKHLEISVYVHQIEGIHTAWQEGNTRLELLKNEQLELSTVVSAHDAKLESGRAELRSLEQEVEKLQEQLLHYSEANEKSEGYGELLKERRRNLENNREQLMQTLGSVGERSEGRQRELAELEHKLQQSRLALEELRVQLADEESRLQGVAGGISQSKEEKLKSALLELMNLMAQARNEIRYADQQKESLEKRMSRSQEESGKWTARLEELTSAQGGLKDKIAGLGKEIGALRGAYITESEQTGKRQKLLEETQSGLRKWEQKREAQVSRHETMKEMQDDFDGFMLGVKEVLKGARKGQLSGVHGAVAELISVPEKLEMAIETAMGASLQHVVMENEAVSRQAIAFLKQRQLGRATFLPLDVIRPRQITGSDRSMVEGAEGFVGIGSELVGFEEKYSSIVGSLLGNVVIAESLEQANRIAAKCQYRYRVVTLEGDVVNAGGSMTGGSQHKKNNSLLSRKRQLDQLSGEIEESEQQIVKLKQGISRLRAEQDKAAQKLEELRHDGDEKRLEEQRISGDLKQLEQELRHVREQVEGAGAERSGFENEVRGLEETRKQAEAELARLEKEEQEAHEAIRNAETDRKANETAKEELQGKLTGMKVTEGKLDQEIFSLEEQLRRMRQDAGSQEKELRQSRSLLMTIEQDLEENAREAVKQKEDVNSSRLKKEDTSARLDLARADRAAISRKLELAEGETKDQRQALRAVDDKLRSTEVAVGRLDVELDNILRKLSDDYELSYELAKQRYPVPEDVPAAQMEVQRLKRSISGLGEVNLGAIEEYQRVHERYTFLSGQKDDLVEAKTTLYHVIHEMEEEMSKRFKQTFDAIRREFGTVFSKLFGGGRADLMLLDPEHMLDTGIDIVAQPPGKKLQNLQLLSGGERALTAMALLFAILQVKPVPFCVLDEVEAALDEANVVRFAQYLREFSEQTQFIVVTHRKGTMEEADVLYGVTMEEGGVSKLVSVRLEDEEAEIA, from the coding sequence ATGTTTCTGAAACGGATTGAATTAGCGGGCTTCAAATCATTTGCCGACAAAACGGAAATGGAATTTGTGCGCGGAATTACGGCTGTAGTCGGCCCGAACGGAAGCGGCAAAAGTAATATTTCCGACGGCATACGCTGGGTGCTCGGCGAGCAGAGTGCCAAATCACTGCGCGGCGGTAAAATGGAAGATATTATCTTTGCCGGAAGTGACGCCCGTAAAGCGGTTAATTACGGTGAGGTCTCCCTTACGCTGGATAATGAGGATCACGTACTGCCGCTGGATTTCAGCGAAGTTACGGTGACCCGGCGTGTGCACCGCAGCGGGGAAAGTGAGTATTTGATCAATAAGCAAGCCTGCCGGCTGAAGGATATCACTGAGCTGTTTATGGATACCGGGATCGGACGCGAGGCGTATTCGATTATTGGACAAGGCCGGATAGAAGAGATACTCAGTACCCGTTCTGAAGACCGGAGGGGTATATTTGAAGAGGCTTCAGGGATTGTTAAATATAAATCACGCAAAAAAGATGCCGGACGCAAACTGGACGAGACCGAGCAGAATTTGCTGCGGATTCATGACCTGATCAGTGAGCTTGAGGATCAGGTGGGGCCGCTGAAGGATCAGTCCGAGAAGGCTATCCGTTACAAGGAGCTGCGCGAGCAGCTGAAGCATCTCGAGATCTCGGTGTATGTGCATCAGATTGAAGGCATACATACGGCCTGGCAGGAAGGCAATACACGGCTTGAGCTGCTGAAGAATGAACAGCTTGAGCTGTCCACGGTAGTCTCTGCACATGACGCGAAGCTGGAGAGCGGCCGTGCTGAGCTGCGGAGTCTGGAGCAGGAAGTGGAGAAGCTGCAGGAGCAGCTGCTGCATTACAGTGAAGCGAACGAGAAGAGCGAAGGCTATGGAGAGCTGCTCAAAGAACGCCGCCGCAACCTGGAGAACAACCGCGAACAGCTGATGCAGACCCTGGGTTCTGTAGGGGAGCGTTCGGAGGGACGGCAGCGTGAGCTGGCCGAGCTGGAGCATAAGCTGCAGCAGTCCCGGCTGGCGCTGGAAGAACTGCGGGTACAGCTGGCTGATGAAGAATCCAGACTGCAAGGGGTAGCCGGAGGCATCAGCCAGAGCAAGGAAGAGAAGCTGAAGAGCGCGCTGCTCGAGCTGATGAACCTGATGGCACAGGCGCGCAATGAGATCCGCTATGCGGACCAGCAGAAGGAGAGCCTGGAGAAGCGGATGAGCCGCAGCCAGGAAGAGAGCGGCAAATGGACTGCCCGGCTGGAGGAGCTGACCTCTGCCCAGGGTGGGCTTAAGGATAAAATTGCCGGACTCGGCAAGGAAATTGGCGCTTTGCGCGGCGCGTACATTACGGAGAGCGAGCAGACCGGTAAGCGGCAGAAGCTGCTGGAGGAAACGCAGAGCGGACTCCGCAAATGGGAGCAGAAGCGCGAAGCCCAGGTCTCCCGGCATGAGACGATGAAGGAAATGCAGGATGATTTTGACGGATTCATGCTTGGGGTCAAAGAGGTGCTGAAAGGTGCCCGCAAAGGACAGTTAAGCGGTGTACACGGCGCCGTTGCTGAACTGATCTCCGTTCCGGAGAAGCTCGAAATGGCTATTGAGACGGCCATGGGCGCTTCACTGCAGCATGTTGTTATGGAGAACGAGGCAGTATCGCGGCAGGCGATTGCCTTCCTGAAGCAGCGCCAGCTGGGACGGGCGACCTTTCTGCCGCTGGATGTTATCCGGCCCCGGCAGATTACGGGCAGCGACCGCAGTATGGTGGAAGGTGCCGAGGGGTTTGTCGGAATCGGTTCTGAACTGGTCGGCTTCGAGGAGAAGTACTCCAGCATCGTAGGAAGTCTGCTGGGGAATGTGGTCATCGCGGAGAGTCTGGAGCAGGCGAACCGCATTGCTGCCAAATGCCAATACCGGTACAGAGTTGTTACGCTTGAAGGGGATGTAGTCAATGCCGGCGGTTCGATGACCGGGGGCAGCCAGCATAAGAAGAATAACAGCCTGCTCAGCCGTAAGCGGCAGCTGGACCAGTTGTCCGGCGAGATCGAAGAGAGCGAGCAGCAGATTGTGAAGCTGAAGCAGGGCATCAGCCGTTTGCGGGCCGAGCAGGACAAAGCGGCGCAGAAGCTGGAGGAGCTGCGGCATGACGGTGACGAGAAACGTCTGGAAGAGCAGCGGATATCCGGTGACCTGAAGCAGCTGGAGCAGGAGCTTCGCCATGTTAGAGAGCAGGTAGAGGGTGCAGGCGCTGAGCGCAGCGGCTTCGAGAACGAGGTTCGCGGACTCGAAGAGACCCGCAAGCAGGCAGAGGCTGAGCTTGCAAGGCTGGAGAAGGAAGAGCAGGAAGCCCACGAGGCGATCCGCAACGCCGAAACCGACCGCAAGGCGAATGAAACGGCCAAGGAAGAGCTGCAGGGCAAGCTGACCGGCATGAAGGTTACAGAAGGGAAGCTGGACCAGGAGATCTTCTCACTTGAGGAGCAGCTGCGGCGCATGAGACAGGATGCCGGTTCGCAGGAGAAAGAGCTGCGCCAGAGCCGCAGCCTGCTGATGACCATCGAGCAGGATCTGGAAGAGAATGCACGGGAGGCTGTGAAGCAGAAGGAAGATGTGAACAGCTCACGCCTCAAGAAAGAAGACACCTCCGCCAGGCTGGACTTGGCCCGTGCCGACCGTGCTGCGATATCACGTAAGCTGGAGCTGGCCGAAGGCGAGACCAAAGACCAGCGGCAGGCACTGCGGGCAGTAGATGATAAGCTCCGTTCTACAGAGGTTGCCGTCGGGCGTCTGGATGTGGAGCTGGACAATATTCTGCGCAAGCTGAGCGATGATTATGAACTTAGCTATGAGCTGGCGAAGCAGCGTTATCCGGTTCCTGAGGATGTGCCTGCAGCGCAGATGGAAGTACAGCGTCTAAAGCGCAGTATCTCCGGACTGGGCGAAGTCAACCTGGGGGCTATTGAAGAGTATCAGCGTGTTCACGAACGCTATACCTTCCTAAGCGGACAGAAAGACGATCTGGTCGAAGCCAAAACTACGCTGTATCATGTCATCCATGAGATGGAAGAGGAAATGTCCAAACGTTTCAAGCAGACCTTTGACGCCATCCGCCGCGAGTTCGGCACGGTATTCTCGAAGCTGTTCGGGGGCGGACGGGCTGATCTGATGCTGCTCGATCCGGAGCATATGCTGGATACAGGGATTGATATTGTCGCCCAGCCTCCGGGCAAGAAGCTGCAGAATCTGCAGCTTCTGTCTGGCGGAGAACGGGCATTAACTGCTATGGCACTGTTGTTCGCAATCCTTCAGGTCAAGCCGGTACCGTTCTGCGTACTGGATGAAGTTGAAGCGGCGCTGGATGAAGCCAATGTCGTGCGCTTCGCCCAATATCTGCGCGAGTTCTCGGAGCAGACGCAGTTTATCGTAGTCACCCACCGCAAAGGAACGATGGAGGAAGCCGATGTTCTCTATGGCGTGACCATGGAGGAAGGCGGCGTATCCAAGCTAGTATCCGTGCGGCTGGAGGATGAAGAGGCTGAAATTGCCTGA
- the ftsY gene encoding signal recognition particle-docking protein FtsY: MSFFKKLKESISGKTESVTKQFRDGLEKTRKGFVEKVSDLIIRRKKIDEEFYEELEEILIGADVGVNTVMNLVEELRVEVKQKRIEDAAELQPILSRKLMELLRGDDDNSLKENPDGITVILFVGVNGVGKTTTIGKLAHRYKQEGKKVLLAAGDTFRAGAIEQLEVWGQRAGVDVIKQQAGSDPAAVMFDAVQAAKQRNVDVLICDTAGRLQNKSNLMEELNKIFRVIQREIPSAPHEVLMVLDATTGQNALSQAKLFGEKSGVTGLVLTKLDGTAKGGIVVAIRQEMNLPVKLVGLGEKMEDLQPFDSDQFVHALFAGMISDEEETEGQA, from the coding sequence ATGAGCTTTTTTAAGAAACTGAAAGAAAGCATCTCCGGCAAAACGGAAAGCGTAACGAAACAGTTCCGCGACGGCCTGGAGAAGACCCGCAAGGGCTTCGTTGAGAAGGTCTCGGATCTGATTATCCGCCGCAAGAAGATAGATGAAGAATTCTATGAAGAGCTGGAAGAGATTCTGATCGGCGCCGATGTAGGCGTGAACACAGTAATGAACCTGGTAGAAGAGCTGCGCGTTGAAGTGAAGCAGAAGCGCATCGAGGATGCTGCTGAGCTTCAGCCGATTCTCTCCCGCAAGCTGATGGAGCTGCTGCGCGGCGATGACGACAACAGCCTGAAGGAAAATCCGGACGGGATTACAGTGATCCTCTTTGTCGGGGTAAACGGGGTCGGCAAGACGACGACAATCGGCAAGCTGGCGCACCGCTATAAGCAGGAAGGCAAAAAGGTTCTGCTGGCGGCAGGGGATACCTTCCGTGCCGGAGCGATTGAACAGCTCGAAGTCTGGGGCCAGCGGGCCGGGGTAGATGTGATCAAGCAGCAGGCGGGTTCTGACCCGGCAGCTGTTATGTTCGATGCCGTACAGGCTGCCAAGCAGCGTAACGTAGATGTACTGATCTGCGATACCGCAGGTAGACTGCAGAACAAGAGCAATCTGATGGAAGAGCTGAACAAAATCTTCCGGGTGATTCAGCGCGAAATACCGAGTGCCCCGCATGAGGTACTGATGGTGCTGGATGCAACGACCGGCCAGAATGCACTGAGCCAGGCCAAGCTGTTTGGAGAGAAGAGCGGCGTGACCGGCTTGGTGCTGACGAAGCTGGATGGTACCGCGAAGGGCGGGATTGTAGTAGCTATCCGCCAGGAGATGAATTTGCCGGTGAAGCTTGTCGGCCTGGGTGAGAAGATGGAAGATCTCCAGCCGTTTGATTCCGACCAATTCGTGCATGCCCTGTTCGCAGGCATGATCTCCGATGAGGAAGAGACTGAAGGCCAAGCTTAA
- a CDS encoding circularly permuted type 2 ATP-grasp protein — MSKLDPLPGLAPYALQHFYDEMYADERSIRPHYKHVNRMFSGMSPEELQGKQKLMQRRMMEEGITFTLYNPAQDQPMERTIPFDMIPRIIPKAEWERLEAGIVQRITALNLFIHDIYHEQYIVKDGIVPRRMIISNCYFRPEMTGLRVPGGAYITTSGIDLIRHHDGEYYVLEDNLRTPSGFSYLFKGRSLMNQLFPELSFASSIRDVDHSLNRFLSVLRSLSPSRTKDPVIALLTPGEYNSAYYEHAFLAQQMGIHLVEGRDLVAQDHKIYLKEMNGLRRVDVLYRRLDDDFIDPLAFQPSSLLGVAGLMNAYRAGNIAIANAPGTGVADDKAMYVYVPDMIRYYLNEEPILGNVPTYLLSRPQERQYVLDNLSEMVVKETSLSGGYGMLIGSEATKQDLVDFRLKILAEPERYIAQPIMSLSRAPVLSGDGMTPRHIDLRAFVLMGADRKPHVIPGGLTRVAMREGSLVVNSSQGGGVKDTWVMA, encoded by the coding sequence ATGTCCAAACTAGATCCTTTGCCCGGTTTAGCTCCGTATGCATTGCAGCATTTTTACGACGAAATGTATGCTGATGAACGGAGTATCCGGCCTCATTACAAGCATGTGAACCGCATGTTTTCCGGGATGAGCCCCGAAGAGCTGCAAGGCAAGCAGAAGCTGATGCAGCGTCGGATGATGGAAGAAGGCATTACCTTTACACTCTACAACCCGGCACAGGATCAACCGATGGAGCGGACAATTCCCTTCGATATGATTCCCCGGATCATCCCGAAGGCGGAATGGGAACGGCTTGAAGCTGGCATTGTGCAGCGGATAACGGCACTTAATCTGTTCATTCATGATATTTACCATGAGCAATATATCGTAAAGGACGGAATTGTACCCCGGCGGATGATTATATCCAACTGCTATTTCCGGCCGGAAATGACAGGACTCCGTGTCCCGGGTGGTGCATACATCACTACCTCGGGGATAGATCTGATCCGTCATCATGACGGAGAGTATTATGTGCTCGAAGATAATTTACGTACACCATCAGGATTCTCCTATCTATTCAAAGGCAGATCCCTCATGAACCAGCTCTTTCCTGAATTATCCTTCGCCAGCTCCATCCGCGATGTGGATCACAGCCTGAACCGCTTCCTGTCGGTACTGCGCAGCCTTTCCCCGTCGCGGACCAAGGATCCGGTGATCGCCCTCCTGACCCCGGGCGAATATAACTCCGCGTATTATGAGCATGCTTTTCTCGCTCAGCAAATGGGGATCCACCTGGTTGAAGGACGGGATCTGGTAGCCCAGGACCACAAGATCTACCTGAAGGAAATGAACGGACTGCGCCGCGTGGATGTGCTGTACCGCCGGTTGGATGATGATTTCATCGATCCTTTGGCTTTTCAGCCAAGCTCACTGCTAGGGGTTGCCGGTTTGATGAATGCCTACCGTGCAGGGAACATCGCCATTGCCAATGCACCCGGAACAGGCGTAGCCGATGACAAAGCCATGTACGTATATGTGCCGGATATGATCCGGTATTATCTCAATGAAGAACCGATTCTGGGCAATGTTCCGACGTACCTGTTGTCCCGGCCGCAAGAGCGGCAGTACGTGCTGGATAATCTGTCTGAAATGGTTGTGAAGGAGACCTCGCTCTCGGGCGGATACGGCATGCTGATCGGAAGCGAAGCCACCAAGCAGGATCTGGTGGACTTCCGGCTCAAGATTCTGGCTGAACCGGAGCGTTATATCGCGCAGCCCATAATGTCATTGTCCCGCGCACCGGTATTGTCGGGGGACGGCATGACACCGCGCCATATTGATCTCAGGGCCTTCGTGCTGATGGGGGCAGACCGTAAGCCGCATGTGATACCCGGAGGCCTGACCCGGGTGGCGATGCGTGAAGGCTCACTGGTCGTGAACTCTTCCCAGGGCGGCGGAGTGAAGGACACTTGGGTGATGGCTTGA
- a CDS encoding alpha-E domain-containing protein yields MLNRNAEALFWIGRYIERAENHARLIDVHYHIQQEEDFQAEGHKWSRLIDALGVRNEYLQQFESFAEQDVLSFITLDLGNANSLFSCVHQARNNLRTLRQHLPSELWDIANGFNLWLGEQSVADIMSSPHQFYQQIKERAAMFLGAEQSVMLRGNEWHFIESGRFLERAENTTRILQAVTVSCKSKDINSIYTQLQAVLKSVSGYQAFRRYYADDMSPECILEFLIVNPHFPRSIRFSFHKLEEHLAKLELDTSEKGSGHEKVIRQAGKIKAELDYMEKEEMSGDLVEDVLQALMLSCQKLGKTMEGAFFRREGVSV; encoded by the coding sequence ATGCTGAATCGCAATGCGGAGGCTTTATTCTGGATTGGCCGGTATATAGAACGGGCTGAGAATCATGCCCGGCTGATCGATGTACATTATCATATTCAGCAGGAAGAGGATTTCCAGGCGGAGGGCCATAAGTGGTCAAGGCTGATTGACGCGCTCGGTGTCCGGAATGAATATCTGCAGCAATTCGAGAGCTTCGCTGAGCAGGATGTGCTGTCCTTCATCACGCTGGATCTCGGCAATGCGAATTCATTGTTCTCCTGTGTGCATCAGGCGAGGAATAATCTGCGTACCCTGCGTCAGCATTTGCCCAGTGAGCTGTGGGATATTGCCAACGGCTTCAATCTGTGGCTTGGTGAGCAGTCGGTAGCAGATATTATGAGCAGCCCCCACCAGTTCTATCAGCAGATCAAAGAGCGTGCTGCGATGTTCCTCGGAGCAGAACAGTCGGTGATGCTTCGCGGCAATGAATGGCATTTCATTGAGAGCGGCCGGTTCCTGGAACGGGCTGAGAATACAACGCGGATTCTTCAGGCAGTTACGGTATCCTGCAAATCGAAGGATATCAATTCTATTTATACGCAGCTTCAGGCAGTATTGAAATCGGTGAGCGGGTATCAGGCATTCCGCAGATATTATGCTGATGATATGTCGCCGGAGTGCATTCTGGAATTCCTGATTGTCAATCCGCATTTCCCGCGTTCCATAAGATTCTCCTTCCACAAGCTGGAAGAGCATCTGGCCAAGCTGGAGCTGGATACTTCAGAAAAGGGCTCGGGGCATGAGAAGGTCATCCGCCAGGCGGGGAAGATCAAAGCCGAGCTGGATTATATGGAGAAAGAAGAAATGTCCGGAGATTTAGTCGAGGATGTGCTGCAGGCACTGATGTTATCCTGCCAGAAGCTCGGCAAAACGATGGAGGGTGCATTTTTTCGCCGTGAAGGAGTCTCGGTATGA
- a CDS encoding transglutaminase family protein gives MKIQINHTTTYSYSEPVTDSVNEIRLTPRTNYRQSCYHHEVEVHPPANLLTYEDFFGNRVHAYSVNKPHTEMVIHTKATVVTLDKAQGADLPHIALEEQVKLLNDEKFQNRYIEFILPTRYTEVTPELVEFASQHPFDEAEDMYEWTKKLSSTIYEQFTYDPEATSVNTTVKKALKLKRGVCQDYAHLMIAVCRSVGLPSRYVSGYHFVGDLQGGNANFEQASHAWVETHIPGTGWLGFDPTNNVEVSWRYIKLGHGRDYKDIVPVKGVYRGVAGTLSVKVDVRQLDN, from the coding sequence ATGAAAATTCAAATCAATCACACGACAACCTACAGTTACTCCGAGCCGGTGACGGACAGTGTCAATGAGATCAGACTGACGCCGCGAACGAATTACCGCCAGTCCTGTTACCATCATGAGGTGGAGGTTCATCCGCCGGCGAATCTGTTAACCTATGAAGATTTCTTCGGCAACCGCGTCCATGCTTATTCCGTGAACAAGCCGCATACGGAGATGGTCATCCATACCAAAGCGACGGTAGTGACGCTCGATAAAGCGCAAGGTGCAGATCTGCCGCATATTGCACTGGAGGAGCAGGTGAAGCTGCTTAATGATGAGAAATTCCAGAACCGTTATATTGAGTTTATTCTGCCGACTAGGTATACCGAGGTGACGCCGGAGCTGGTGGAGTTTGCTTCGCAGCATCCTTTTGATGAAGCTGAGGATATGTACGAGTGGACCAAAAAGCTCTCCTCTACGATCTATGAACAGTTCACCTATGACCCCGAAGCGACCAGCGTGAATACAACAGTCAAAAAAGCGCTGAAGCTCAAACGCGGCGTCTGCCAGGATTATGCGCATCTGATGATCGCCGTCTGCCGCAGTGTAGGGCTGCCCTCGCGTTATGTGAGCGGGTACCATTTCGTCGGCGACCTGCAGGGAGGTAATGCGAATTTCGAGCAGGCCTCGCATGCCTGGGTAGAGACACATATTCCGGGTACGGGCTGGCTGGGGTTCGATCCTACCAATAATGTTGAAGTCAGCTGGCGGTATATCAAGCTTGGGCACGGACGGGACTATAAGGATATAGTGCCGGTCAAAGGCGTCTACCGCGGGGTAGCGGGGACTCTTTCGGTTAAAGTGGATGTACGGCAGCTGGATAATTAA